The DNA window ACAGGATTGTGGGTGGTATAGAGGGGCAGGTATTTGCCCTCTTTATACTTGCCGTGGCTGCCTCTGAGGTGGCAGTGGGGCTTGGCCTCATAATTGCCCTCTTCAGACTTAGGGGCTACGAGGGTTCTTCTGAGATAACACACCTGAGGGACTAAAATGGAAGGTCTGGTGGTTCTTTTTTCACCCCTGATAGCCTTTGTG is part of the Aquificaceae bacterium genome and encodes:
- the nuoK gene encoding NADH-quinone oxidoreductase subunit NuoK, translating into MTIEKAYMLISIFLFLSGLLGVIIRKNLITLLISTELMLNGVNLALVSVDRIVGGIEGQVFALFILAVAASEVAVGLGLIIALFRLRGYEGSSEITHLRD